A genomic window from Synechococcus sp. CBW1107 includes:
- the secG gene encoding preprotein translocase subunit SecG encodes MLTTILSWVWSAVGLLLIGSVLLHSPKGDGMGGLASSGGSMFSSARSAEATLNRISWTLLGLFLGLAIVLSAGWLR; translated from the coding sequence ATGCTCACCACCATTCTGTCCTGGGTCTGGTCTGCCGTCGGCCTTTTGCTGATCGGCAGTGTGCTCTTGCATAGCCCCAAGGGGGATGGCATGGGCGGTCTGGCCAGCAGCGGCGGTTCAATGTTCAGCAGCGCCCGAAGTGCCGAGGCCACCCTGAACCGCATCAGCTGGACCCTTCTCGGACTCTTTCTCGGCCTGGCGATCGTGCTCAGTGCCGGCTGGTTGCGCTGA